From a single Pieris rapae chromosome 17, ilPieRapa1.1, whole genome shotgun sequence genomic region:
- the LOC110995689 gene encoding sodium/potassium-transporting ATPase subunit beta-1-like has translation MLKKRDPSVPFPPPTTSKDFRAIASTDELNEPCRKKFCRFIYDKENNLYCGRSCVSWICIIVYSIFYLIFLCTYTLLFLYGSLSLIKYLDKYESSDKIELMTYSQQGIGLSATPTSVNTLPVISYKADTDDDKQYVDELNSFFKRRKRSSDLGPCGSFPFGYWNEPCIIIRINKQLGWSAKPLKNDTNDIPQDVKNWMKTDQKLWLHCHGFHSYDKEHIGKITYYPDPPGFDPGLYPINMTDDTPLVAVQLTDFTFGISLAVECTLYYDGGSSSVAFLLYVTPKRKVILSV, from the coding sequence atgcttAAGAAAAGGGATCCATCCGTTCCTTTTCCACCGCCGACTACATCAAAGGATTTTCGCGCCATTGCATCAACAGATGAACTGAACGAGCCATGCAGGAAGAAATTCTGTCGTTTTATTTACGATAAAGAGAACAACTTATATTGCGGAAGATCGTGTGTAAGTTGGATTTGCATTATCGTTTAttctatcttttatttaatatttctttgcaCATACACCTTGTTATTTCTCTATGGTTCCCTATCGTTGATAAAGTATTTGGACAAATATGAGAGCAGCGACAAAATCGAACTCATGACATATTCGCAACAAGGAATAGGACTATCAGCAACGCCGACATCTGTCAATACTCTACCCGTTATATCATATAAAGCTGACACTGATGATGATAAGCAATACGTTGATGAATTGAATTCATTCTTTAAGCGAAGAAAGAGATCAAGTGATTTGGGACCTTGTGGGTCTTTTCCATTTGGTTATTGGAACGAGCCTTGTATAATTATACGTATAAACAAGCAATTAGGCTGGTCTGCGAAACCATTGAAAAACGATACCAATGATATTCCTCAGGATGTTAAGAATTGGATGAAGACAGACCAGAAGCTATGGCTACATTGTCATGGCTTTCATTCGTATGATAAAGAGCATATTGGAAAGATTACGTATTATCCGGATCCGCCTGGTTTTGATCCAGGATTGTATCCAATTAATATGACAGATGACACACCATTAGTGGCGGTACAGTTAACAGATTTTACATTTGGGATATCGTTGGCGGTTGAGTGTACGTTGTACTATGACGGTGGATCGTCATCTGTTGCGTTTTTACTGTATGTAACTCCCAAGaggaaagtaattttaagtgtgtaa
- the LOC110995684 gene encoding uncharacterized protein LOC110995684, which yields MPILNAKVMWSRKQSVCSAVSGVSRADEHDGIGDIHLYPFAFALRVRVLQIVCGIGGLVVGAVGWLEERQKPVLGLGVPAGAVTVLAAALSVYYSRGFGGWVSARSRTSRSWGTPWRVLGPSACAAVPLTILWTAAIGAHVAMFVFCIRTLMNIGCGSKTCIGVAVAQLSISVTTLATTVYMVQLDLRYDAALSPPRPSDAHTCTAVSMVPLTSVAVNSGASGDGQDNSPLNKDHKDHPPPSEPT from the exons ATGCCAA TATTAAATGCAAAGGTGATGTGGTCGCGTAAGCAGTCAGTGTGCAGTGCTGTGAGTGGAGTCTCCAGAGCTGATGAGCATGACGGCATTGGAGATATCCATTTATACCCATTTGCGTTTGCGCTCCGAGTAAGAGTCTTACAG ATTGTTTGTGGTATAGGAGGCTTAGTGGTTGGTGCTGTGGGTTGGTTAGAAGAAAGACAAAAACCCGTGCTTGGACTGGGAGTACCCGCGGGTGCAGTCACCGTGTTAGCTGCTG CATTATCGGTATACTACAGCCGAGGGTTTGGTGGGTGGGTCTCAGCTAGATCCAGAACTTCCAGATCTTGGGGTACTCCTTGGAGGGTTCTGGGACCATCAGCGTGCGCTGCGGTGCCCCTCACTATACTATGGACAGCCGCTATAGGGGCACACGTGGCTATGTTCGTATTTTGCATAAGAACACTTATGAATATTGG atGCGGTTCGAAAACTTGTATTGGTGTTGCAGTAGCCCAATTATCGATTTCGGTAACAACTTTAGCAACTACTGTCTACATGGTACAACTGGACTTAAGATATGATGCTGCACTTTCACCACCACGCCCGTCAGATGCGCATACATGCACTGCTGTGTCTATG gtACCACTTACATCAGTCGCAGTGAACAGTGGTGCCAGTGGCGATGGACAAGATAACAGCCCCCTAAATAAAGACCACAAGGATCACCCACCTCCTTCTGAACCCACATGA